A region of Campylobacter sp. MIT 99-7217 DNA encodes the following proteins:
- a CDS encoding C40 family peptidase — protein sequence MKYLKIFSLLIVLFIFNACSTKTHKISYPKTNVSSSQLAQIQKQWQRTPYVLGGTSRTKGADCSGFTQSALKNFNTKIPRTTKMQMQSGIKVSKKNLRSGDLVFFKTGRGPNGLHVGIYTKADKFIHLSPKGGVREASLNNSYWKPKYLGARRYIK from the coding sequence ATGAAATATTTAAAAATTTTTTCTTTGCTTATAGTATTATTCATTTTTAATGCTTGTAGCACCAAAACACATAAAATTTCATATCCTAAGACAAATGTTTCTTCTTCTCAACTTGCTCAAATTCAAAAACAATGGCAAAGAACTCCTTATGTCTTAGGTGGAACAAGTAGAACTAAGGGGGCTGATTGTTCTGGCTTTACGCAAAGTGCTTTAAAAAATTTTAATACAAAAATTCCCCGCACAACCAAAATGCAAATGCAAAGTGGTATTAAGGTTTCAAAGAAAAATTTAAGAAGTGGAGATCTAGTTTTCTTTAAAACAGGGCGTGGTCCTAATGGTCTTCATGTAGGCATTTACACCAAAGCAGATAAATTTATTCATCTTTCTCCAAAAGGTGGAGTAAGAGAAGCTTCTTTGAATAATTCTTATTGGAAACCAAAATATCTGGGTGCTAGACGCTATATCAAATAA
- the nhaA gene encoding Na+/H+ antiporter NhaA, with translation MTKLKAFIFGEPFPGVLLIFCTLLALVCQNSSLEGIYHNFLYSNFGFIFKDFELIKPLLYWINDGLIAIFFLYIGLELKYEILKGQLQNVRSVSLPIFGALGGMIVPALIFALINFHDKQAMAGWAIPTATDIAFAVGIVILLGNKIPSSLKLFLLSLAIFDDLGAIVIIALFYTSELSAFAMVFCALCILALYLLNHFHVSKYEPYIIIGCILWIAMLKSGVHATLAGVIVAAFIPLQSRKEKAFLKPLYNVLEPWIHFFILPLFAFANAGVDLSQMQLGALFSPVSLGIFLGLFVGKQVGVFIFSYVSIKLKLAKLPENVSYKQFYGICILTGIGFTMSLFIDGLAYRDPNLYAHADRLAILLASFTSALIAYIYLNLLKNPQIKATNCKD, from the coding sequence TTGACAAAACTAAAAGCATTCATTTTTGGCGAACCTTTCCCCGGTGTCTTACTCATCTTTTGCACCCTACTTGCTCTAGTGTGTCAAAACTCAAGTCTTGAGGGAATTTATCATAATTTTTTGTATTCAAATTTTGGCTTCATCTTTAAAGATTTTGAGCTTATAAAACCTCTTTTATATTGGATAAATGATGGTTTGATTGCTATTTTTTTCCTATACATAGGGCTTGAATTAAAATACGAAATTTTAAAAGGACAACTTCAAAATGTCCGCTCCGTTTCTCTGCCTATATTTGGTGCTTTGGGTGGCATGATCGTCCCTGCTTTGATTTTTGCCTTGATTAATTTTCATGATAAGCAAGCTATGGCAGGCTGGGCTATACCAACGGCTACGGATATAGCTTTTGCCGTTGGTATTGTTATATTACTTGGCAATAAAATTCCATCAAGTCTCAAGCTTTTTTTACTTTCTTTGGCAATTTTTGATGACTTGGGTGCTATCGTTATCATCGCCTTATTTTACACAAGCGAATTATCTGCTTTTGCCATGGTTTTTTGTGCTTTGTGTATCCTTGCTTTATATCTTTTAAATCATTTTCATGTAAGCAAATATGAACCTTACATCATCATAGGCTGTATTTTGTGGATAGCTATGCTTAAAAGCGGTGTGCATGCAACCTTAGCAGGTGTTATCGTAGCAGCATTTATCCCCTTGCAAAGCCGTAAAGAAAAGGCTTTCTTAAAGCCCTTGTATAATGTGCTAGAGCCATGGATACATTTTTTTATCTTACCCTTATTTGCTTTTGCAAATGCTGGGGTTGATCTCAGTCAAATGCAACTTGGAGCTTTGTTTTCTCCTGTGAGTTTAGGAATTTTCTTAGGACTTTTTGTGGGTAAACAAGTGGGTGTATTTATCTTTTCTTATGTTAGTATCAAGTTAAAGCTCGCAAAGCTTCCAGAAAATGTCAGTTACAAGCAATTTTATGGTATTTGCATACTTACAGGCATTGGTTTTACGATGTCTTTATTTATCGATGGGCTTGCTTATAGAGATCCAAATCTCTACGCTCATGCTGATCGTTTAGCTATATTGCTTGCAAGTTTCACCAGCGCTTTGATTGCTTATATTTACCTTAATTTACTTAAAAATCCACAAATAAAGGCTACAAATTGCAAAGACTAA
- the fabZ gene encoding 3-hydroxyacyl-ACP dehydratase FabZ translates to MMDIMQIQEILPHRYPFLLVDKITELKKGEYIKGYKNISISDHVFLGHFPAHPIYPGVLILEGMAQTGGVFAFESMEEKIDPKSKVVYFTGIDGAKFRNPVRPGDRLDYEMFVVKNRGNLWVFQGKAYVNENLVAEAELKAMIMDK, encoded by the coding sequence ATGATGGACATAATGCAAATTCAAGAAATTTTACCCCATAGATACCCCTTTTTACTTGTGGATAAGATCACGGAGCTTAAAAAAGGCGAATATATCAAAGGTTATAAAAATATCAGCATAAGTGATCATGTTTTTTTAGGGCATTTCCCAGCACACCCTATTTATCCGGGTGTTTTGATTTTAGAGGGTATGGCTCAAACAGGTGGGGTTTTTGCTTTTGAGAGTATGGAAGAAAAGATTGATCCTAAGAGTAAGGTTGTGTATTTTACCGGTATTGATGGGGCTAAATTTAGAAATCCTGTGCGTCCGGGCGATAGACTTGATTATGAAATGTTTGTGGTTAAAAATCGCGGAAATTTATGGGTTTTTCAAGGAAAAGCTTATGTGAATGAAAATTTAGTTGCTGAGGCTGAACTTAAAGCTATGATAATGGATAAATGA
- a CDS encoding c-type cytochrome, with product MTKKIFFLCLAFFFISCSQDENKQKIDLNTSEEITQIEQNDETTELSDTNVPIPVQEDKDPLPIEKEIKNDRSSSYQQTSDDIAKLYAKECAFCHGKNGEKKALGASLIIKDMSKEEFANTLKGYQAGTYGKKLAKQMKPYADMLNAQQISQLATLIAKAD from the coding sequence ATGACAAAAAAAATATTTTTTTTATGCCTAGCTTTTTTTTTCATTTCTTGCTCTCAAGATGAAAATAAGCAAAAAATTGATCTTAATACCAGCGAAGAAATAACACAAATCGAGCAAAATGATGAAACAACAGAGCTTAGCGATACTAATGTTCCTATACCTGTGCAAGAAGATAAAGATCCTTTGCCCATAGAAAAGGAGATCAAAAATGATCGATCAAGCTCTTATCAGCAAACAAGTGATGATATAGCAAAGCTTTATGCCAAAGAATGTGCTTTTTGTCATGGTAAAAATGGAGAAAAAAAGGCACTTGGTGCAAGTTTGATCATCAAGGATATGAGCAAAGAAGAATTTGCTAATACCCTTAAGGGTTATCAAGCAGGCACTTATGGAAAAAAACTTGCCAAACAAATGAAACCTTATGCTGATATGCTTAATGCTCAGCAAATTTCTCAGCTTGCCACACTTATCGCAAAGGCTGATTGA
- a CDS encoding 16S rRNA (uracil(1498)-N(3))-methyltransferase — MQFLYHPSAKDEYLSLKNEDFLHLKVRRIKAFDKLILRNLKDDFAYLYELVELQKNSCKLKLISYEKSPSNNTKGVLALGVIDTKNLEKILPFLNELGLDKLVLIYTQFSQKNFKIDLERINRILINSCEQCGRTSLMKIEIFDNVKDFLHAFKHVVLIDFKGKEFDESALKDEKNIFFIGPEGGFSEEERKMFDEKMKLECAFILKSQTAILALATKILL, encoded by the coding sequence ATGCAATTTTTATATCACCCAAGTGCCAAAGATGAATATCTTAGCTTGAAAAATGAGGATTTTTTACACCTAAAAGTTCGAAGAATCAAAGCCTTTGATAAGCTCATCTTAAGAAATTTAAAAGATGATTTTGCCTATCTTTACGAGCTTGTTGAACTTCAAAAAAACTCTTGCAAACTTAAACTGATCTCATATGAAAAAAGCCCTTCAAATAACACAAAAGGAGTTCTTGCTCTAGGTGTTATAGACACAAAAAATTTAGAAAAAATTCTACCCTTTTTAAATGAACTTGGTCTTGATAAGCTTGTTTTAATCTATACTCAATTTTCTCAAAAAAATTTCAAAATCGACCTAGAAAGAATCAATCGAATTTTGATCAATTCTTGCGAGCAATGCGGTCGCACCTCCTTAATGAAAATTGAAATTTTTGACAATGTTAAAGATTTTCTGCACGCTTTTAAACATGTGGTTTTGATTGATTTTAAGGGAAAAGAATTTGATGAAAGTGCTTTAAAAGATGAAAAAAATATCTTTTTTATAGGTCCTGAGGGTGGTTTTAGCGAAGAAGAAAGGAAAATGTTTGATGAAAAGATGAAGCTTGAATGTGCTTTTATACTCAAAAGCCAAACCGCCATACTTGCTTTAGCGACTAAAATTTTACTCTAA
- the nhaA gene encoding Na+/H+ antiporter NhaA yields the protein MQRLKLLLKNEAFGGVLLIIATFCALWIENTSYSEYYRNFIDLSVGFKVGEFELFKPFLLWINDGLIAIFFFAIGLELKQEFAEGEFKKNPKSIVLPLSAALGGIIVPALIFALINFENAYTLKGWAIPTATDTAFALAILIMVGKSLPSSLKIFLLSLAIFDDVGAILIIAIFYTSELSALALVVASLCIASLFVLNWLNITRKSLYFICSLVLWLSVLKSGVHATLAGIITALFIPLYTKKGEPFLEHINENLKFSLYFIILPLFAFANAGVNLSKIDMSSIFSGVSLGIFLGLFVGKQVGVFIFSYISIKLKLAKLPEGANFKQLYGVCILTGIGFTMSLFIDGLAYEVSDIFHYADNFAILMASFCSGIFGFIYLKFFASK from the coding sequence TTGCAAAGACTAAAACTTCTTCTAAAAAACGAAGCCTTTGGTGGCGTCTTACTCATCATCGCAACCTTTTGTGCCTTATGGATAGAAAATACCTCATATAGCGAGTACTATAGGAATTTTATAGATCTTAGTGTGGGTTTTAAGGTTGGAGAATTTGAACTTTTCAAGCCTTTTTTGCTTTGGATCAATGATGGTTTGATCGCCATTTTTTTCTTTGCAATAGGTCTTGAACTCAAACAAGAATTTGCAGAAGGTGAATTTAAGAAAAATCCAAAAAGTATAGTTTTGCCTTTATCCGCCGCACTTGGTGGCATAATCGTGCCTGCTTTGATTTTTGCTTTGATTAATTTTGAAAATGCTTATACACTTAAGGGCTGGGCGATACCAACAGCAACAGACACTGCATTTGCTTTAGCGATTTTGATCATGGTTGGAAAAAGCTTACCTAGTTCTTTAAAGATTTTCTTGCTCTCTTTGGCAATTTTTGATGATGTAGGAGCGATCCTAATCATCGCTATTTTTTACACAAGCGAGCTTTCAGCTCTTGCTCTCGTTGTTGCAAGCCTGTGTATAGCTAGTTTATTCGTATTAAATTGGCTCAATATTACAAGAAAATCCTTATATTTCATTTGTTCCCTAGTCCTTTGGCTAAGTGTTCTTAAAAGCGGTGTGCATGCAACCCTAGCAGGCATCATCACGGCTCTTTTTATCCCACTATATACAAAAAAAGGCGAACCTTTCTTAGAGCATATCAATGAAAATTTGAAATTTTCTCTGTATTTTATTATCCTGCCTTTATTTGCCTTTGCAAATGCTGGAGTAAATCTCTCAAAGATTGATATGAGTTCTATTTTTTCAGGTGTGAGCTTAGGGATTTTCTTAGGACTTTTTGTGGGTAAACAAGTGGGTGTATTTATCTTTTCTTATATCAGTATCAAGTTAAAGCTCGCAAAGCTTCCAGAGGGTGCAAATTTCAAGCAACTTTATGGGGTTTGTATACTTACGGGCATTGGTTTTACGATGTCTTTGTTTATCGATGGACTTGCTTATGAGGTGAGTGATATTTTTCATTATGCTGATAATTTTGCTATCTTAATGGCTTCTTTTTGCTCTGGTATCTTTGGCTTTATTTATCTTAAATTTTTTGCGAGTAAATAA
- a CDS encoding aldo/keto reductase, giving the protein MQYRKLGNSGFIIPAISFGTVTFGGGNDIVKAWGDSSLKEARELIDICLDYGANSFDTADGYSAGKSEEMLGELSQGRRHKLFLATKTGMPMGQGVNDSGTSYAKIISSCEASLKRLRTDYIDLYYLHCFDALTPIEESLRAIDVLIRSGKIRYFGVSNYSGWHLMKMLALCERHFLPKPAVHQLYYSLAAREAENELLPLALDQNVGTMVWSPLSGSFLTGKISRSKNPPSTSRLSTKAAWQVDKNKLFEIIDELENIAKECNHSVAQVALAWLLARPSISSLIVGARNKDQLIENLRASELVLSKEQINRLTKISSTRPAYPYWHQQETTGHRDPRVFDYGTCVL; this is encoded by the coding sequence ATGCAGTATAGAAAATTAGGAAATTCAGGCTTTATTATCCCAGCCATTAGCTTTGGCACAGTTACCTTTGGAGGCGGCAATGACATAGTCAAGGCTTGGGGTGATAGCTCCTTAAAAGAAGCAAGAGAGCTAATTGATATCTGCCTTGATTATGGGGCAAATTCCTTTGATACAGCCGATGGCTACTCAGCAGGAAAATCAGAAGAAATGCTAGGCGAGCTTAGTCAAGGAAGACGCCATAAGCTTTTTTTAGCCACTAAAACAGGTATGCCTATGGGGCAAGGAGTAAATGATAGTGGCACTTCTTATGCTAAGATCATTAGCTCTTGCGAGGCTAGCTTAAAAAGGCTTCGCACCGATTATATAGATCTTTATTATTTGCACTGCTTTGACGCTCTTACTCCTATTGAAGAAAGCTTAAGGGCTATTGATGTGCTTATTCGCTCAGGTAAAATCCGCTATTTTGGGGTTTCAAATTACAGCGGCTGGCACTTGATGAAGATGCTTGCTTTGTGCGAAAGGCATTTTTTACCAAAGCCAGCCGTTCATCAACTTTATTATTCTTTGGCTGCTAGGGAGGCTGAAAATGAGCTTTTGCCTTTGGCACTTGATCAAAATGTAGGCACTATGGTTTGGTCGCCCTTGTCTGGTTCTTTTTTAACTGGCAAAATTTCTCGCTCTAAAAATCCACCAAGCACAAGCCGTTTAAGCACTAAAGCAGCTTGGCAGGTAGATAAAAACAAGCTTTTTGAGATCATCGATGAGCTTGAAAATATAGCCAAAGAGTGCAATCACTCAGTGGCCCAGGTCGCCCTTGCCTGGCTTTTAGCTCGTCCAAGCATTAGTTCTTTAATCGTTGGGGCAAGAAATAAGGATCAGCTCATAGAAAATTTAAGGGCTAGCGAGCTTGTTTTAAGCAAGGAGCAAATTAATAGGCTTACTAAGATAAGCTCTACTCGTCCTGCTTATCCTTATTGGCATCAACAAGAAACCACAGGACATAGAGATCCTAGGGTTTTTGACTATGGCACTTGTGTGCTTTAA
- a CDS encoding 7-carboxy-7-deazaguanine synthase QueE has product MQIVEYFLSIQGEGAFAGRLAIFVRFAGCNFNCLGFQVRKFKNGKTLVGCDTIRAVFTKEFEDEYFNLSKDELLQKILELKKDTKPIIVITGGEPLIHHKNSEFIGFIKALLERNLEVHFETNASIFIDFEKYPFYKKCVFAMGVKLQNSGLDESVRLNFKAIKAIIENAKQSFFKFVLSKEQIENNQAQAEISHILNHAQTQVFCMPLGANQKEIEENALALVQFCIKMGYNYSDRIHIRIWGDKEGV; this is encoded by the coding sequence TTGCAAATTGTAGAATATTTTTTAAGCATTCAAGGAGAGGGAGCTTTTGCTGGGCGTTTGGCTATATTTGTAAGATTTGCTGGTTGCAATTTTAATTGCTTAGGTTTTCAGGTTAGAAAATTTAAAAATGGCAAAACCTTAGTGGGCTGTGATACCATAAGAGCTGTTTTTACAAAGGAATTTGAAGATGAATACTTCAATTTAAGCAAAGATGAGCTTTTGCAAAAAATTTTAGAACTCAAAAAAGATACCAAGCCTATCATCGTAATCACTGGTGGAGAGCCTTTGATACATCATAAAAATAGCGAATTTATAGGCTTTATAAAAGCCTTGCTTGAAAGAAATTTAGAGGTACATTTTGAAACAAATGCAAGCATTTTTATCGATTTTGAAAAATATCCTTTTTATAAAAAATGTGTTTTTGCTATGGGTGTAAAGCTTCAAAATAGCGGTTTAGACGAAAGTGTAAGGCTAAATTTTAAGGCGATAAAAGCAATTATCGAAAACGCAAAACAAAGTTTTTTTAAATTTGTTTTAAGTAAGGAACAGATTGAAAATAACCAAGCCCAAGCTGAAATTTCACATATCTTAAATCACGCACAAACGCAGGTTTTTTGTATGCCTTTGGGGGCAAATCAAAAAGAAATTGAGGAAAATGCCTTAGCACTTGTTCAATTTTGCATAAAAATGGGTTATAATTACTCAGATAGAATTCATATTAGAATTTGGGGAGATAAAGAAGGCGTATGA
- a CDS encoding 6-carboxytetrahydropterin synthase, giving the protein MIIRKLFEFENAHIVRNCSSKRCKTSIHGHSYKIEIFLESSMLDHAGMVYDFGLLKQEVRQIIDSFDHAITLFKDDDKQYLEDMKKHSKRFVILPVNASAENFCRVFFVLIDTLLKQTKMQNGEQGVKLQSIIVHETRTSYAQGFREDAYNKNLTQINLEEIEFSPEIKADWTDRDFFEKLKNGSTFINKKEI; this is encoded by the coding sequence ATGATCATACGAAAACTTTTTGAATTTGAAAATGCTCATATTGTAAGAAATTGCTCTTCAAAGCGTTGTAAGACAAGTATCCATGGGCATTCTTATAAGATAGAAATTTTCCTTGAAAGCTCAATGCTTGATCATGCGGGCATGGTGTATGATTTTGGACTTTTAAAGCAAGAAGTAAGGCAAATAATAGATAGTTTTGATCATGCTATAACGCTTTTTAAAGATGATGATAAGCAGTATTTAGAGGATATGAAAAAACACTCCAAACGCTTTGTTATCTTACCGGTCAATGCAAGTGCTGAGAATTTTTGCCGTGTATTTTTTGTGCTTATAGATACGCTTTTAAAACAAACAAAAATGCAAAATGGCGAACAAGGCGTAAAACTTCAAAGTATCATTGTTCATGAAACAAGAACAAGCTATGCACAAGGTTTTAGAGAGGATGCTTATAATAAAAATTTAACTCAAATCAATCTTGAAGAAATAGAATTTTCTCCTGAGATCAAAGCTGATTGGACGGACAGAGATTTTTTTGAAAAATTAAAAAATGGTTCTACATTTATCAATAAAAAGGAAATATAA
- a CDS encoding GMC family oxidoreductase yields MAKTLKKADVVVVGLGWASSIVANECAKAGLKVVALERGANQDTSDFLGAHDEYKYVNNFALKQDLSKESVTFRNESKQMALPMRKNYSFDVGNNVGGAGVHWNGMSYRFLPYDFELKSMTEQRYGKNKISKDYSIQDWGLSYDEMEKYYDKAEKMMGISGEDKSPFSGKRKNPFPNPPLEKTTMLHKFEKAAKKLGYNPCMVPAANCSQPYENSDKQSLGACQYCAFCEHFGCEYAAKASPLITTIPSALATKNLSIITHANVIEILHKNGRASGVKFINTLTLEEFIQPAEVIMLGSYVFNNARLLMHSKIGEIYDEKSLKGTLGKNYSFQITPSVNGFFDEPFNVYLGAGALCNWIDDFNGDNFDHSKLDFIHGASFRISQNGARPIASNPIEPGTPTWGAAFKKASVRNYTRFTYIGAQGASLPHNSNYLSLDPTYKDAYGLPLIRITYDYTKQDRKLYDFMLPKLAGIMKEMGARKFYTSPKLTNYGLVSNGWYGSTHIAGGTIMGAKKEESVVNTYLQHWDMPNLFVVGASNFPHNPGYNPTLTINALAYRASEGIIKFFKEKRLLA; encoded by the coding sequence ATGGCAAAGACATTAAAAAAAGCCGATGTTGTTGTGGTCGGTCTTGGTTGGGCTTCTTCTATTGTTGCAAATGAGTGTGCTAAGGCTGGCTTAAAAGTAGTAGCACTTGAAAGGGGTGCTAACCAAGATACGAGCGATTTTTTGGGCGCTCACGATGAGTATAAATATGTGAATAATTTTGCTTTAAAGCAGGATTTAAGCAAGGAAAGTGTTACTTTTAGAAACGAAAGCAAGCAAATGGCACTTCCTATGAGAAAGAATTACTCTTTTGATGTGGGTAATAATGTAGGCGGTGCTGGCGTGCATTGGAATGGTATGAGTTATCGTTTTTTGCCTTATGATTTTGAGCTTAAGTCTATGACCGAGCAAAGGTATGGCAAAAACAAGATTTCTAAGGATTATAGCATTCAAGATTGGGGTCTTAGCTATGATGAAATGGAAAAATACTACGATAAAGCCGAAAAAATGATGGGAATTTCAGGCGAGGATAAAAGCCCATTTTCAGGTAAAAGAAAAAATCCTTTCCCAAATCCGCCACTTGAAAAAACCACCATGCTTCATAAATTTGAAAAAGCAGCTAAGAAGCTAGGGTATAATCCCTGTATGGTCCCAGCAGCAAACTGCTCTCAGCCTTATGAAAACAGCGATAAGCAGTCTTTGGGTGCTTGTCAGTATTGTGCTTTTTGTGAGCATTTTGGTTGTGAATATGCAGCTAAGGCTTCTCCTTTGATTACGACTATACCAAGTGCTTTGGCAACAAAGAATTTAAGCATTATCACGCATGCAAATGTGATAGAAATTTTGCATAAAAATGGTCGCGCAAGTGGGGTTAAATTCATCAACACCCTTACTTTAGAAGAGTTTATCCAGCCTGCTGAGGTAATTATGCTTGGCTCTTATGTGTTTAATAATGCTAGGTTATTAATGCATTCAAAAATTGGCGAAATTTATGATGAAAAGAGCCTTAAAGGAACTTTGGGTAAAAATTATAGTTTTCAAATCACTCCTAGCGTCAATGGCTTTTTTGACGAGCCTTTTAATGTGTATTTAGGGGCTGGAGCGCTTTGTAACTGGATAGATGATTTTAATGGAGATAATTTTGATCATTCTAAGCTTGATTTTATCCATGGAGCTAGCTTTAGAATTTCACAAAACGGAGCGCGTCCCATCGCTTCAAATCCTATCGAACCCGGAACTCCTACTTGGGGAGCAGCTTTTAAAAAGGCTTCGGTGCGTAATTACACGAGATTTACCTACATAGGCGCGCAAGGAGCTAGTTTGCCTCATAATAGCAATTATCTTTCACTTGATCCAACTTACAAAGACGCTTATGGTTTGCCTTTGATACGCATCACTTATGATTACACCAAGCAAGATAGAAAGCTTTATGATTTTATGCTTCCAAAACTTGCAGGGATCATGAAAGAAATGGGCGCACGCAAATTTTACACTTCGCCAAAGCTTACAAATTATGGTTTAGTCTCTAATGGCTGGTATGGCTCTACACACATTGCAGGCGGGACTATAATGGGTGCGAAAAAAGAAGAAAGCGTGGTAAATACTTATTTACAGCACTGGGATATGCCAAATTTATTTGTTGTAGGAGCGAGCAACTTCCCGCACAATCCGGGCTATAACCCAACCCTAACCATAAACGCCCTAGCTTACAGAGCCAGCGAGGGCATAATCAAATTTTTTAAAGAAAAACGCTTGCTTGCTTAG
- the murI gene encoding glutamate racemase: MKVGVFDSGVGGLSVLKPLLEAHFFKEIIYYGDTARVPYGVKDKDTIITFSLEALDFFKKFNIDMLIIACNTVSAYALDILRANANFPILGVIDAGVEAVKTHIKDKNSDILVIATKATINSCEYQKGLEKAGFFNVKALSTGMFVPMVEEGIFEGEFLQSALKYYFSSIQTSPHALIMGCTHFPLLAKSLQTYFGTNTKLIHSGDAIVDQLRQKFKLQSLKDESKLRFYASSDIKALEKTASLWLQKEI, encoded by the coding sequence ATGAAAGTTGGCGTTTTTGATAGCGGAGTTGGGGGATTAAGCGTTTTAAAACCCTTACTTGAGGCACATTTTTTTAAAGAAATTATTTATTATGGCGATACCGCACGCGTTCCTTATGGGGTTAAGGATAAAGATACTATCATCACTTTTTCACTTGAAGCCCTAGACTTTTTTAAAAAATTTAATATAGACATGCTTATCATTGCTTGCAACACCGTAAGCGCTTATGCACTTGATATTTTAAGAGCAAATGCAAATTTCCCTATACTAGGCGTTATTGATGCTGGAGTTGAAGCTGTTAAAACTCATATCAAAGATAAAAATAGTGATATTTTAGTCATCGCCACAAAGGCAACTATAAATTCTTGCGAATATCAAAAAGGCTTAGAAAAAGCGGGATTTTTTAATGTCAAAGCCCTTAGCACAGGTATGTTTGTCCCTATGGTTGAGGAGGGCATTTTTGAGGGGGAATTTTTACAAAGTGCCTTGAAGTATTATTTTTCAAGTATCCAAACAAGCCCTCATGCCTTGATCATGGGTTGCACGCATTTTCCACTGCTTGCAAAGTCTTTGCAAACATATTTTGGAACAAATACAAAGCTTATTCACTCAGGCGATGCTATCGTTGATCAATTAAGACAAAAATTTAAACTTCAAAGCCTTAAAGATGAAAGCAAGCTTAGATTTTATGCTTCAAGTGATATCAAAGCTTTAGAAAAAACTGCTTCACTTTGGCTACAAAAAGAAATTTAA
- a CDS encoding gluconate 2-dehydrogenase subunit 3 family protein gives MDKKLSRRSFFKASTLFTLASACVPSLAFAQEHSDHMGVSTNASRARIFFNNQDQFNIIAEACERIYPKDELGAGAKELGVAFFIDNELAGNYGSGAKDYRMPPFIQGAKNQGYQYPITRAELFKLGVNALNEEAKMRYKKGFLEISDTQKDEVLKAFEADRTKFSFGGMVKASDFFAELRSMTLAGVYADPIYGGNANMQAWKMKKFPGAQMSYTAQVLNEDKFEIIDPVSLSDMSH, from the coding sequence ATGGATAAAAAACTTAGTCGCAGATCTTTTTTTAAAGCTTCTACCTTATTTACCTTAGCAAGTGCCTGTGTGCCAAGTCTTGCTTTTGCTCAAGAGCATAGCGATCATATGGGCGTTTCAACCAATGCTTCAAGGGCAAGGATCTTTTTTAACAACCAAGATCAATTCAATATCATTGCCGAAGCATGCGAGAGAATTTATCCAAAAGATGAGTTAGGAGCTGGTGCAAAAGAACTTGGCGTGGCATTTTTTATCGATAATGAGCTTGCGGGGAACTATGGTAGCGGGGCGAAGGATTATAGAATGCCACCTTTCATTCAAGGGGCGAAAAATCAGGGCTATCAATATCCTATAACGCGTGCAGAGCTTTTTAAGCTTGGGGTTAATGCCCTAAACGAAGAGGCAAAAATGCGTTATAAAAAGGGCTTTTTAGAAATAAGCGATACACAAAAAGATGAGGTTTTAAAGGCTTTTGAGGCAGATAGGACTAAATTTAGCTTTGGAGGCATGGTTAAGGCAAGTGATTTCTTTGCTGAGCTTAGAAGTATGACTTTAGCTGGCGTTTATGCTGATCCTATTTATGGAGGTAATGCCAACATGCAAGCATGGAAGATGAAGAAATTTCCGGGCGCTCAAATGAGCTATACAGCACAGGTTTTAAATGAGGATAAATTTGAAATCATCGATCCTGTGTCCTTATCTGATATGTCGCATTAA